The following proteins are encoded in a genomic region of Arachis ipaensis cultivar K30076 chromosome B02, Araip1.1, whole genome shotgun sequence:
- the LOC107627402 gene encoding protein FAR1-RELATED SEQUENCE 5-like, translating to MLRSQRRMANEEIRRMNDMRDAGIFTTQIYMHFAEQSGGFENVRFRRKDMYNQIEKQRQLMESDVTETLKYLKKRKKLDPKFYWSYEVDNNGVFRHLIWMDGKSRVDFEVFGDVMAFDATYKKNKYKFPLVVFSGVNHHLQTLVFGSAIVADEGEGTYIWLLQRFVEAMNGKRPDAVITDGAKAMKLAIEKVFPDAHHRLYGWHLLRNATANVSNPKFTQQFRKCMLGDYEIDEFEERWASMVDSFGVKDMEWVETTYGIKDMWATAHMRGKFFAGLRTTSRCEALHSQVARFVKSGYSIKEFLHHFRRWMGLLRNNEVEADYYTSYGFPIMQTQVHALERSGETVYTREMFYLFRSLLLKASSVIIVDWRETSCSVNYDVRKYYKLTRKWVVSYWPGSSEFRCSCKRMESFGIPCVHILRLLIYLQITELPESLILKRWTIKAKEAHIRLEQWGLLVGDGSYESRIAAMNDELEGLPFAAYGDLGDFKDVMEWVRNKKAELFAKHEKNREGSSNSAGEKFKTRTDATSKEAGDKKKK from the coding sequence ATGTTGAGATCGCAACGGAGAATGGCTAATGAAGAAATTCGAAGAATGAACGACATGAGAGATGCTGGAATTTTCACAACCCAAATCTATATGCATTTTGCTGAGCAATCTGGTGGTTTTGAGAATGTTAGATTTCGAAGAAAAGACATGTACAACCAAATAGAAAAGCAAAGGCAATTGATGGAAAGTGATGTGACCGAAACGTTGAAGTACTTAAAGAAGCGGAAGAAATTAGATCCAAAGTTTTACTGGAGCTACGAGGTGGATAACAATGGTGTGTTTCGGCACCTAATCTGGATGGACGGGAAGAGCCGTGTTGACTTTGAAGTATTTGGTGATGTTATGGCCTTTGATGCAACTTACAAGAAAAACAAGTACAAGTTTCCATTGGTAGTTTTCTCAGGAGTGAACCATCACCTTCAAACACTAGTTTTTGGTAGTGCAATTGTGGCTGATGAAGGAGAAGGAACTTACATATGGCTATTACAAAGATTCGTGGAAGCAATGAATGGTAAACGACCAGATGCTGTGATAACTGATGGTGCCAAGGCTATGAAGCTTGCAATTGAAAAGGTCTTTCCAGATGCACACCATAGGTTGTACGGATGGCATTTGTTAAGAAATGCCACAGCCAATGTCTCCAATCCCAAGTTTACCCAACAATTCAGGAAATGCATGCTTGGCGATTatgagattgatgagtttgaggAGAGGTGGGCGTCAATGGTTGATAGTTTTGGGGTTAAGGACATGGAGTGGGTTGAGACCACTTATGGGATTAAAGATATGTGGGCTACAGCACATATGAGAGGCAAGTTCTTTGCCGGGTTGAGAACTACATCGAGGTGTGAGGCACTACATTCGCAAGTTGCTAGGTTTGTAAAATCTGGCTATAGCATTAAGGAATTCCTCCATCACTTCCGCCGGTGGATGGGTTTGTTGCGGAATAATGAGGTTGAGGCTGACTATTACACCTCATACGGGTTTCCGATAATGCAAACACAGGTGCATGCATTGGAGCGATCAGGAGAAACTGTTTATACAAGGGAGATGTTCTACTTGTTTCGATCATTATTGTTGAAAGCGTCAAGTGTGATAATAGTTGATTGGCGAGAGACTTCATGTAGTGTGAACTATGATGTACGAAAATATTATAAGTTAACACGAAAATGGGTTGTATCTTATTGGCCTGGCAGCAGTGAGTTTAGGTGTTCATGTAAACGAATGGAGTCATTTGGCATTCCATGTGTTCATATCCTTCGTCTGTTGATATATCTTCAAATTACAGAATTACCTGAGTCACTGATATTGAAGCGGTGGACCATAAAAGCAAAAGAGGCACATATAAGGTTGGAGCAGTGGGGATTATTAGTTGGAGATGGAAGTTATGAGAGTAGGATTGCTGCTATGAATGATGAGCTAGAGGGCTTGCCATTTGCTGCTTACGGAGATTTAGGTGATTTTAAGGATGTTATGGAGTGGGTTAGAAACAAAAAGGCTGAATTATTTGCCAAACATGAAAAGAATAGAGAAGGAAGTTCTAATAGTGCGGGTGAGAAATTCAAAACACGGACGGATGCTACTTCAAAAGAAGCTGGggacaaaaagaaaaagtga
- the LOC107625466 gene encoding uncharacterized protein LOC107625466, which produces MSSLGTSKGILEIAKFGVYVTVPIVLMYTFANNTKNLQKFMGNKSYIEYPPEAPRPPSPEELREKARELARKRNNP; this is translated from the exons ATGTCATCTCTCGGCACGTCCAAGGGGATTCTTGAGATTGCTAAGTTTGGGGTGTATGTCACTGTCCCCATTGTTCTTATGTATACTTTCGCCAACAATACCAagaaccttcaaaaattcatGGGAAAT AAATCATACATCGAATATCCCCCGGAGGCACCAAGGCCGCCATCACCAGAGGAACTTAGGGAGAAGGCTCGCGAGCTGGCTCGTAAAAGGAATAATCCATGA
- the LOC107627403 gene encoding protein FAR1-RELATED SEQUENCE 5-like, with translation MVDLIGESLYNQIGNVSVEEMDELLVDSDGNDVEDLLLNSTRSIGQVNFVGLSVDAAKKYVFSDLNVAYAFYNAFGRVNGFSIRKFKVGRSEIDKHILWQTFVCSRQEYHIFRGVDETNRKRAPKPETRCGCVAQMRVHIDVGRDW, from the exons ATGGTTGATTTGATTGGAGAGTCATTGTATAACCAAATAGGGAATGTTTCAGTTGAG GAAATGGACGAATTGTTAGTTGATAGCGATGGCAATGATGTTGAAGACCTGTTATTGAATAGTACAAGAAGTATCGGTCAGGTTAATTTCGTAGGTTTGAGCGTTGATGCTGCTAAGAAGTATGTATTTTCAGACCTTAATGTTGCCTATGCCTTTTACAATGCATTTGGGAGGGTCAATGGATTTTCAATTAGGAAGTTCAAGGTTGGGCGAAGTGAGATTGATAAGCACATACTCTGGCAAACATTTGTGTGTTCGAGACAAGAATATCATATTTTCAGAGGGGTTGATGAAACAAATAGGAAGAGAGCTCCAAAGCCAGAGACTAGGTGTGGGTGTGTAGCACAAATGCGAGTTCACATAGATGTTGGCAGGGACTGGTAG